The Populus trichocarpa isolate Nisqually-1 chromosome 2, P.trichocarpa_v4.1, whole genome shotgun sequence genome has a window encoding:
- the LOC7460464 gene encoding putative pectinesterase/pectinesterase inhibitor 26, with translation MELNKSILLLLLIFSPSLLLFAEAICIPRNASSDDSHGPPGMILHVASSAFMQSLPPVSSPSQSPVSYPSLPDYPPHSPSVLPSPFNNAALKKICGVTDHQAECLAIFGPSLTGAIEPLSVLKMGIQTLHKGYEQATAMATKLSNDPSTDGVVKDCLSVCLEVFDLGMTDLDQALTAISSNDMDSLVQLLNGVIGYAETCKDAFTEQGEIASPLAEINDRLDKLGSISISISILVPGVTII, from the coding sequence ATGGAGCTCAACAAGtctatcctcctcctcctccttatcttctctccttctctcttgcTCTTTGCTGAGGCCATTTGCATCCCTCGCAATGCCAGCAGTGACGATAGCCATGGTCCCCCTGGAATGATCTTGCATGTCGCATCTTCAGCGTTCATGCAATCCCTACCGCCAGTTTCCTCCCCATCACAATCACCGGTTTCTTACCCATCATTACCTGATTACCCACCGCATTCTCCTTCCGTATTGCCATCACCATTCAACAACGCCGCGCTGAAGAAAATATGTGGCGTGACCGATCACCAAGCAGAATGTCTTGCCATCTTTGGCCCTTCTCTAACCGGTGCAATCGAACCACTTTCAGTCCTTAAAATGGGAATACAAACTCTCCACAAAGGCTATGAGCAAGCAACAGCCATGGCCACGAAACTAAGTAATGATCCTTCTACAGACGGCGTGGTTAAGGACTGCCTTAGCGTATGCCTAGAAGTATTTGACCTTGGAATGACCGACCTCGATCAAGCTTTGACTGCAATTTCCTCTAACGACATGGACAGTCTGGTTCAATTGCTTAATGGCGTCATAGGATATGCTGAAACATGCAAGGATGCCTTTACCGAGCAAGGTGAAATTGCTTCTCCTTTGGCGGAGATTAATGATCGTTTGGATAAGCTGGGCAGCATTAGCATATCGATTTCTATATTGGTCCCAGGAGTTACAATAATTTAG
- the LOC7460463 gene encoding LOW QUALITY PROTEIN: uncharacterized protein LOC7460463 (The sequence of the model RefSeq protein was modified relative to this genomic sequence to represent the inferred CDS: inserted 1 base in 1 codon) has product MEVLGLAQFDTKGSAIRKKRSHISRRPKDSQTFTDNHDYSSLSPSPPSDDGNKGSSYKNADNSRRKEFNLNQSVSRVFPATRTESKNAICNSNSGKSVINNKRFSEGVLAPANWRSASNLKECMDVESTTANMYSGRNGGSWSSEQSGVSLDALGNESKVKNVKRKVGGVARTINPNSTTNGVSSTENXRFSDTSRSRQKLGLQGNLEEDHFVSGKRPGLQGVPWKEFSGGGFSLGKEDCSMGTSKNTAGKEGDKPEPVRKSKRAPKRRVLDGDDDEDDEIRYLEKLKSKVPTRHKEDDGNDDDESSKKQQKLSTLENNSASRLVKDGKKISRSDRASEDEDNEEEESLSNCDFEGSKKKQKRESIESLTDGKREMTLTKRQQALQSSKDGSSVPDTNLIEFPNGLPPAPSKKQKEKLTEVEQQLKKAEAAQRRRLQVEKAARESEAEAIRKILGQDSSRKKREEKMKKRLEEMAQEKAVNAQMSSTIRWVMGPTGTVVTFPKDMGLPSIFDSKPYSYPPPREVCAGPSCTNPYKYRDSKSKLPLCSLQCYKAMEQEAS; this is encoded by the exons ATGGAAGTTTTGGGTCTTGCGCAGTTTGATACCAAGGGAAGTGCTATAAGAAAGAAGAGGAGTCATATTTCTCGCAGGCCTAAGGATTCCCAGACATTTACAGACAATCATGATTATTCATCATTATCGCCATCACCACCATCAGATGACGGGAACAAGGGTTCTAGCTATAAGAATGCTGACAATTCTAGGAGGAAAGAATTCAATCTTAATCAATCTGTCTCCAGGGTTTTTCCAGCTACTAGGACTGAAAGCAAAAATGCGATTTGTAACAGTAACTCGGGGAAAAGTGTGATTAACAATAAACGTTTTAGTGAAGGTGTTCTTGCCCCTGCAAATTGGAGAAGCGCAAGCAACCTGAAGGAATGCATGGATGTGGAGTCTACAACTGCAAATATGTACAGTGGAAGGAATGGTGGAAGTTGGAGTTCAGAGCAGTCTGGAGTGAGTTTAGATGCTTTAGGAAACGAAAGCAAGGTTAAAAATGTTAAGCGTAAGGTTGGTGGTGTGGCACGCACAATTAATCCGAACTCAACAACTAATGGTGTGTCTTCTACAGAAA CTCGATTCTCAGACACTTCCAGGTCAAGGCAGAAACTTGGTCTTCAG GGGAATTTAGAGGAGGATCATTTTGTTTCAGGAAAGAGGCCTGGTTTGCAAGGAGTCCCTTGGAAGGAATTCTCTGGAGGAGGTTTTAGTCTCGGGAAAGAGGATTGTTCAATGGGGACTAGCAAAAATACTGCTGGGAAAGAAGGTGATAAGCCTGAACCAGTTCGTAAGAGCAAGCGGGCCCCCAAGAGGCGTGTGCtggatggtgatgatgatgaggatgatgagattcggtACCTAGAGAAACTCAAGTCAAAAGTCCCAACAAGACATAAGGAAGATGATggcaatgatgatgatgaatcaAGTAAGAAGCAACAGAAACTTTCTACCTTGGAAAACAATAGTGCTTCAAGGCTGGTTAAAGATGGGAAGAAAATATCCAGATCAGACCGAGCATCAGAGGACGAAGATAATGAGGAAGAAGAATCATTATCTAATTGTGATTTCGAAGGTAGTaagaagaagcagaaaaggGAATCTATTGAGTCATTGACAGATGGTAAGAGGGAGATGACTTTAACCAAGCGTCAACAGGCTCTTCAGTCAAGCAAAGATGGCTCTTCTGTTCCTGATACTAACTTAATTGAGTTTCCAAATGGATTACCACCTGCACCATCAAAAA AGCAAAAGGAGAAACTTACAGAAGTCGAGCAGCAATTAAAGAAAGCTGAGGCAGCTCAGAGGCGGAGATTGCAAGTTGAGAAGGCTGCGAGGGAATCTGAG GCTGAGGCTATAAGAAAAATTCTTGGTCAAGATTCCAGCCGGAAAAAGcgagaagagaaaatgaagaagcGTCTGGAAGAAATGGCACAG GAGAAGGCTGTCAACGCCCAGATGTCGAGCACCATCAGATGGGTCATGGGTCCTACAGGGACTGTTGTGACATTTCCCAAGGATATGGGTCTCCCTAGTATTTTCGACTCTAAACCCTACAG CTATCCTCCCCCAAGAGAGGTGTGCGCAGGCCCTTCTTGTACTAACCCGTACAAGTATCGAGATTCCAAGTCAAAGCTCCCGCTTTGCAGTCTACAGTGCTACAAGGCAATGGAGCAAGAGGCATCCTAA
- the LOC7481404 gene encoding ATP-dependent Clp protease proteolytic subunit 5, chloroplastic produces the protein MAHSCLSTSTSLLFSPNPSLGSAPNADKFSFPFHHLRYSKLRELGSDRKAIQTSSVKAVYSGEFWAPERSLRQGIWSMREDLQIPSSPFFPAYANGAQGQGPPPMVHERFQSVISQLFQHRIIRCGGAVDDDMANIIVAQLLYLDAVDPNKDIVMYVNSPGGSVTAGMAIFDTMRHIRPDVSTVCVGLAASMGAFLLSAGTKGKRYSLPNSRIMIHQPLGGAQGGQSDIDIQANEMLHHKANLNGYLAYHTGQSLEKINQDTDRDYFMSAKEAKDYGLIDGVILNPLKVLQPLAAAADQQ, from the exons atggCACACTCATGCCTCTCCACATCtacctctcttctcttctctcctaaCCCTTCACTCGGCTCCGCTCCCAATGCCGACaaattttctttccctttccacCATCTCCGTTACAG CAAATTGCGAGAGTTAGGTAGTGATAGAAAGGCAATCCAGACGTCTTCAGTGAAGGCTGTTTACTCTGGTGAGTTTTGGGCACCTGAGAGAAGTTTGCGGCAGGGGATTTGGTCTATGAG GGAAGATTTGCAAATCCCTTCTTCGCCCTTCTTCCCTGCCTATGCAAATGGAGCTCAAGGGCAAGGACCACCTCCAATGGTGCATGAACGGTTCCAGAGTGTTATCAGTCAACTTTTTCAACAT AGAATTATACGCTGTGGTGGAGCTGTTGATGATGACATGGCAAACATTATTGTTGCTCAACTTCTCTATCTCGATGCTGTTGATCCTAACAAA GATATTGTTATGTATGTGAATTCTCCCGGAGGATCAGTTACAGCTG gCATGGCAATATTTGACACAATGAGGCACATCCGACCTGATGTCTCCACTGTCTGTGTTGGACTGGCAGCTAG TATGGGGGCTTTTCTGCTTAGTGCTGGGACCAAAG GAAAAAGATACAGCTTGCCGAATTCAAGGATAATGATCCATCAGCCTCTTGGTGGAGCTCAAGGTGGGCAATCTGACATAGATATCCAG GCAAATGAAATGTTGCATCACAAGGCAAACCTAAATGGGTATCTCGCCTACCACACTGGTCAAAGTCTTGAGAAGATCAACCAGGATACAGATCGTGATTACTTCATGAGTGCGAAAGAAGCCAAGGACTACGGGCTTATTGATGGTGTTATCTTGAATCCTCTCAAGGTTCTCCAGCCACTGGCAGCTGCGGCAGATCAACAATGA
- the LOC7460462 gene encoding probable WRKY transcription factor 69 isoform X1 — MDGSPSRKLDSNVSEHTQEIQTSKRRKVVEKTVVRVRIGKNAGKLKNEGPPSDFWSWRKYGQKPIKGSPHPRGYYRCSTSKGCSAKKQVERCRTDASVLIITYTSNHNHPGPDLHESSLNQQSKDPETPPTDHVDHPTTPKQEKPEEETEEGHGHPIVPSADENASEGNSFHYLQSPIRISQDIMISQEDPFAENPEKSHDTLGIVLDEEPISCSRLMTFSAPKSEENNDFFDELEELPHIFVFH; from the exons ATGGATGGTTCTCCATCTAGAAAATTGGACTCTAATGTTTCAGAGCACACCCAAGAAATTCAGACATCCAAAAGAAG GAAGGTGGTTGAGAAGACTGTTGTTAGAGTGAGGATTGGAAAAAATGCTGGGAAATTAAAGAATGAAGGGCCACCTTCTGATTTCTGGTCTTGGAGGAAATATGGGCAAAAGCCTATTAAAGGATCTCCTCATCCAAG GGGCTATTACAGGTGCAGTACATCAAAGGGCTGTTCAGCTAAGAAACAAGTGGAGAGATGCAGGACAGATGCTTCAGTACTCATCATTACTTACACCTCAAATCACAACCATCCAGGTCCGGATCTCCACGAATCCAGCCTGAACCAACAGTCAAAAGATCCCGAAACCCCTCCGACTGATCATGTAGATCATCCCACAACTCCCAAACAAGAAAAGccagaagaagaaacagaagaagGGCATGGCCACCCCATTGTGCCAAGCGCTGATGAAAATGCCAGTGAAGGTAACAGTTTTCACTACTTACAATCCCCAATAAGAATTTCTCAAGATATCATGATCAGCCAAGAAGATCCTTTCGCTGAGAACCCAGAGAAAAGTCATGATACATTGGGTATTGTCTTGGATGAGGAGCCCATCAGTTGCTCCAGACTGATGACATTTTCAGCACCCAAATCAGAAGAGAACAACGACTTCTTTGATGAACTAGAAGAGCTACCCCACATCTTCGTCTTTCACTAG
- the LOC7460462 gene encoding probable WRKY transcription factor 35 isoform X3 has translation MFQKTAFFCHCNFSMIIFPVQNKSTYQLSLFFMPCRGYYRCSTSKGCSAKKQVERCRTDASVLIITYTSNHNHPGPDLHESSLNQQSKDPETPPTDHVDHPTTPKQEKPEEETEEGHGHPIVPSADENASEGNSFHYLQSPIRISQDIMISQEDPFAENPEKSHDTLGIVLDEEPISCSRLMTFSAPKSEENNDFFDELEELPHIFVFH, from the coding sequence ATGTTCCAAAAGACTGCCTTCTTCTGTCACTGTAATTTCTCCATGATTATTTTCCCTGTACAAAACAAGAGTACTTATCAGCTGTCTCTGTTTTTCATGCCTTGCAGGGGCTATTACAGGTGCAGTACATCAAAGGGCTGTTCAGCTAAGAAACAAGTGGAGAGATGCAGGACAGATGCTTCAGTACTCATCATTACTTACACCTCAAATCACAACCATCCAGGTCCGGATCTCCACGAATCCAGCCTGAACCAACAGTCAAAAGATCCCGAAACCCCTCCGACTGATCATGTAGATCATCCCACAACTCCCAAACAAGAAAAGccagaagaagaaacagaagaagGGCATGGCCACCCCATTGTGCCAAGCGCTGATGAAAATGCCAGTGAAGGTAACAGTTTTCACTACTTACAATCCCCAATAAGAATTTCTCAAGATATCATGATCAGCCAAGAAGATCCTTTCGCTGAGAACCCAGAGAAAAGTCATGATACATTGGGTATTGTCTTGGATGAGGAGCCCATCAGTTGCTCCAGACTGATGACATTTTCAGCACCCAAATCAGAAGAGAACAACGACTTCTTTGATGAACTAGAAGAGCTACCCCACATCTTCGTCTTTCACTAG
- the LOC7460462 gene encoding probable WRKY transcription factor 65 isoform X2 yields MVLHLENWTLMFQSTPKKFRHPKEGRKVVEKTVVRVRIGKNAGKLKNEGPPSDFWSWRKYGQKPIKGSPHPRGYYRCSTSKGCSAKKQVERCRTDASVLIITYTSNHNHPGPDLHESSLNQQSKDPETPPTDHVDHPTTPKQEKPEEETEEGHGHPIVPSADENASEGNSFHYLQSPIRISQDIMISQEDPFAENPEKSHDTLGIVLDEEPISCSRLMTFSAPKSEENNDFFDELEELPHIFVFH; encoded by the exons ATGGTTCTCCATCTAGAAAATTGGACTCTAATGTTTCAGAGCACACCCAAGAAATTCAGACATCCAAAAGAAGGTAG GAAGGTGGTTGAGAAGACTGTTGTTAGAGTGAGGATTGGAAAAAATGCTGGGAAATTAAAGAATGAAGGGCCACCTTCTGATTTCTGGTCTTGGAGGAAATATGGGCAAAAGCCTATTAAAGGATCTCCTCATCCAAG GGGCTATTACAGGTGCAGTACATCAAAGGGCTGTTCAGCTAAGAAACAAGTGGAGAGATGCAGGACAGATGCTTCAGTACTCATCATTACTTACACCTCAAATCACAACCATCCAGGTCCGGATCTCCACGAATCCAGCCTGAACCAACAGTCAAAAGATCCCGAAACCCCTCCGACTGATCATGTAGATCATCCCACAACTCCCAAACAAGAAAAGccagaagaagaaacagaagaagGGCATGGCCACCCCATTGTGCCAAGCGCTGATGAAAATGCCAGTGAAGGTAACAGTTTTCACTACTTACAATCCCCAATAAGAATTTCTCAAGATATCATGATCAGCCAAGAAGATCCTTTCGCTGAGAACCCAGAGAAAAGTCATGATACATTGGGTATTGTCTTGGATGAGGAGCCCATCAGTTGCTCCAGACTGATGACATTTTCAGCACCCAAATCAGAAGAGAACAACGACTTCTTTGATGAACTAGAAGAGCTACCCCACATCTTCGTCTTTCACTAG